Sequence from the Salvelinus namaycush isolate Seneca chromosome 24, SaNama_1.0, whole genome shotgun sequence genome:
cctcagcctattgcggacagtctgagcaccgatggggagattgtgcgttcctggtgtaactcgggcagttgttgccatcctgtacctgtcctgcaggtgtgatgtaccgatcctgtgcaggtgttgttacatgtggggACGATTAGCtttccgtcctgtctccctgtagcgctgtcttagtcatctcacagtacggacattgcaatttattgccctggccacatctgcagtcctcatgcctccttgcagcattcctaaggcatgttcacgcagatgagcagggaccctgggcatctttcttttggtgtttttcagagtctgtagaaaggcctcttttagtgtcctaagttttcataactgtgaccttaattgcctaagcTGTCAGTGTcataacgaccgttccacaggtgcacaTTCATTAATTGTTTGGTTCATTGAAcacgcatgggaaacagtgttttaaactctttacattgaagatctgtgaagttatttggatttttacaaattatctttgaaagacagagtcCTGAAAGGGACGTTTTTCTTTTATtgctgagttttttttttttttttttacaaaatacaATTCTAGTGCAATTTGTATTCACTCAGAAAAATCTCTGATTAAGGAAGATATTATTTTTGTTATTCACTAGGGATAATGTCTTAAAGATGATTCAATCAAAAATATTTGcaattttggtatagaattctGGAATTTGTCTTGTTTAAAGTAACaagaataaaaataaatcacaatCATTTAGatggtcttgttatcattgcaatagtcaCATATATCATTTGTCAACAACATGGGTGGTGTTCAAAAAGGTAAACAAGTATTCTGCAAGATTTTTCCCAAAAATATATCATAGATTCACATTCATAGAACAAGTGAGTCAAACGTTCACTTTTTCGCAGATGTCATCAATAGCCACAAATTTGGACAACacagaattacatggatatatcttatgtaCAATCttaaagtgcacttccttaaATTTGTTTGCTATACAATATTTGTAATGTATCAACCAAGCtttttttccagacaatgtcaggagtaagcatgttccagaaaaaaAAATCCTCTAGGCGTAAATTGGTTCCGGAACATTTGCTTTATGTACGTATTACAACACGATTTTTCAAGTAAGCCTATACCTTCCAAACTGAGCTCTGTATAAACTCTGTGATCATCACCAAAGCTAAAATGAGTTTAAACTCCCCCTCCCTGTAGCCAAAGAAGGAGGGGTCATGACGTCAGCAATACTGCCTTTTATGGTACAGTTTTAATTTGCTTCGTACCTTTTCTCTTCCTGTTGAATTCTACTCAGGCATCGTGTTATATCGGGATATCGCTCTTACTCAGGTAAATACCGCAACATAATAACAATTCAATGTGAAATAGAACATGCGCATAGTCTGTTGGTTATTAGCCTACATTTAAACTCTATCATCACTTTAGCCGGCAGCCTCCCGCATTTCCTTCCATTGTCTGCAATAGCCGTGTTTATGTAGTCTATAATCAATTgatttttataaaaaaatgtaaatgatcGAAATAGTCAAGTTAGACAGGGGTCAAGTAATGGGTCTCGAAACGGATTACACCGTCTATTTCAACGTGATTGATTCTAAATTCCCTTAGGTAGTGatcggtcgtcactagttaccacagcaacaaagtcataaacctcgcctatttctacaatttctcttcttaaaatgtgactTTAACCCAAACCACACTGCTAATTTTTGCTTAACCTTACATTTAGACAAAGGGCGTTTTTTGTCTTCATGAATTGTTACGATACAGCCCATTTTGACTTTGCGGCTGTGGTAAATGGGTTAAACCCTACTGATCCCAGCTAGCCTACTTCCGCATTGATAgtccttttttttttacctttatttaactaggcaagtcagttaagaacaaattcttatttacaatgacggcctaggaacagtgggttaactgacttgttcagggccagaacgatagatttttaccttttcagctTGGGGAttagatctagcaacctttcatttacttggcccaatgctctaaccactaggctacctgccgccccactttTTATATGGAAGGCAATTTTGTTGCAGCTTGTTACAATGTGAAACTGACTTGTTTCTGCTGCTGCGTAGGCTACATTTTTGCGAAACGGCACATCTTTATAATACTGTGATGGTGTATCCTGTCTTAATCAGGTGCCCTTTTATCCTATAATACATTACAATGGATGTTATGACACACATGTCTACCTTATGACACCCCCTCTCCCTTGCTGTTGTTTCTGGGAATGCCCATATAATATTGGCATGTGACACTTACATTTTGTTACACTTCTAGTGGCAATGAACGTCCAACATGAAGTATCTCTGCTTGTTGGAGAGATCCAACGGCTTGGCAGTAAAAGTAAGTATAGTCTTGTATTACAGTGCACTTTGCTTATAACCAATGCAATAGGGGTTGCCCTATTGACCGGGGCAAGTGACCCGAGTTGTCACAAGTTGAGGTTGCTCCATTAGGCAGGTGACTAttacttagattttttttttttttactgatatCCAAAATGCTAATAATTCCAGTAGTCTGGTCCTTCTAGTTCCGTATGTGAAGATGAAAATAGATACTTAATTCAGGCAAGTGATCATAATCTTCAGGTGTCCTTTCAGACCTTAATGTCAATCCCAAGGATGAAACCAACCGGATGAAGTGCTTAATCAATGTACTTTGCAAGACAATCTGTTTATAATAATCAAATCAGCAGGGATAGGTGGCGCGATTCCTGTAATAGAGGTTGTGCTGTAATCTGAAACTTCTACAATTCTCTCCAAATAGGGTGTGTggactttttttttcttctttccccCCAGCTAAATTCTAACTAGTGCTGAGCCATTAACCACATTTTCAGGGGGGTTTCGGTTATTGAACAACAAATTTCCAACGTtggttcaattacttgaattccatttagtttctctagagagaaatcaaatcatGAGAAATTAAGTCAAGAAGTACAGTGCTGGTCcaaagggagttgtagttttcattaagCAACATTTCaacctatactgaacaaaaatataaatgcaacaatttaaaagatttctgagttacagttcatatacggaaatcagtcaatggaaataaattcgaggccctaatctatggatttcagatgactgggcaggggtggaGCCAGGGTTGGGTATGGGAGGGGAtaggcccagccactggggagccaggcccagccaatcagaattcgttttttttctctccacaaaTGGGCATTATTACAGAcacaaatactcctcagtttcatcagctgtctgggtggcttgTCTCAGACAATCTCGCAGTTGAAGAatctggatgtggaggtccaggGCTGGCGTGGGTACAGGTGGTCTGTGGCTGTGAGGTCGTTTGGATGtagtgccaaattctctaaaatgacattggctTATGGTACAGAAATTAACATTGAAATTATCTGGAAACAGGTCTGGTGGATATTCCCGCAgtaagcatgccaattgcatgctccctccacttcagacatctgtggcattgtgtgatacaactgaacattttagtggccttttcttgtccccagcacaagatgcacctgtgtaatgattatgctgtttaacacagcttcttgatataccacacctgtcaggtggctggattaccttggcaaaggagaaatgctcattaacagagTAGTAAACAAattgtgtgcacaacatttgagaaataagcttgtgCATATGGAGAATTtctgatattttatttcagctcatgaaacatgggaccaacaccttacatgtcgcgttttatatttttgttcagtatagtttagtGCCGAAAGTGGTAATTAACtgcaatgaccataatccattgcacctATTCTTTACCGGCTCAGACACAGATGCAGTTGTTGATAaactacccaattgtcatacttgagtaaaagtaaagataccttttaatagaaaatgactcagtaaaatactagtgtcaaagtatttggtttaaatatacgtaagtatcaaaaggaaaaagtataaataatttcaaatttgTATAGCCAAACCtcagacaaaattcacaaatgaagcatgtatgtttagtgagtccaccagatcagaggcagtagggatgaccagggatgttcttttgataagtgtgtgagttggacaattttcctgtcaaaatgtaaaaagcacttttgggtgtcaggagtaaaaagtacattattttctttaggaacgtggtaaagtaaaagttgtcaaatataaatcgtaaagtatagataccccaaaaatgacttaagtagtatttttacttaaatactttacgCCACTGCTTTTATGCCTGTTTGTTTAGATGCACACAGACCCCATACGCCACcatatgagagagagacaacccAAAGACGAGAGGGATAGAGTTCTTGAAAGTGTGCCTgatctactttgaagaactagtcaAATGATTTCTTCAGAGAGCAGCATACTTAGGCAGGCTTGCCTAGCTTAATGGGGTGACTAaagacagtagcctacagtatgtgaaAAACAATTGTCTGGCTGCCTGAGATGAGATGGCGACTTTAAGTAAAGAAAAATTATAAAGCCATCAATTAAAACGTTGCgtagaggcatgtttgttctatatAACATTTCTATCCAAAATGTTGTCCTGTTGAATGCTCCCCTGGTTCAAGGGCTTGGTGGATAGTTGAGTTCATTAGCACTGGGGTGGAACCAAAGTCTGCATACCATGTGGATCCCCAGAACCATCATGCAATTAATGAGATCCATAATTAATTGGTGCACTGAAAGTAAGCCTGTTTTGTCTTCATTTGGACACCAACTTTATCCTCTGGCAGTGGAGCATCCAGTTTGTGAACTCATCTCAGACTTTTCCAAATAACCACCCCATATTAGCTCCACTACCTCATGCTCTCTCCTGCTGTTGAAAATCCCCTGGCTTTAATTCCTTGTTTACAGAGCCATGCGTCCCCCTTATTTGCTCCTCAGCTGCCGCAGCCTATTTGGGAATGGCTAGTTTCAGTGTCATCCCCTGCCAATACTGTGCAGTGCTAGAGGAAACACTAAACAtatggtaccagtcaaaagtttggacacctactcattcaagggtttttctttattttgacttatctacattgtagaataatagtgacgacatcaaaactatgaaataacctggaatcatgtagtaaccaaaaaagtgttaaatcaaaatatatttcagattcttcaaagtagccaccctttgccttgatgacagctctgcacacttggcattctctcaaccagattcacctggaatgcttttccaacagccttgaaggagttcccacaaatgctgagcacttgttggctgcttttctttcacgctgcggtccaactcatcccaaaccatctcaattggtgagatgaattttaaataaatcagtcaccagcaaagcgcccccacaccatcacacttcctccatgtttcacggtgggacccacacatgcggaggtcatccgttcacctactatgcgtctcacaaagacaccaaaatctcaaatttggactcagaccaaaagacagatttccactattctaatgtccattgctcgtatttcttggcccaagcaagtttcttcttattggtgtccttttgtggtttctttgcagcaattcgaccatgaatgcctgatttcacgctgtctcctctgaacagttgatgttgatatgtctgttacttgaactctgaagcatttatttgggctgcaattcctgaggtgcagttaattctaattaactcatcctctgcagcagaggtaactctttccggattgactgaccttcatgtcttcaaaTAATGATAGGActgccgtttctctttgcttatttgagctgctcttgccataatatggacttggtatttaaccaaatagggctatcttctgtataccaaccccaccttgtcacaacacaactgattggctgaaacgcattaagaaggatatacattccacaaattaacttttaacaaggcccacctttttaattgaaatgtattccaggtgactacctcatgaagctggttgagagtgtgcaaagggtggctactctgaagaatctcaaatataaaatattttgattttaacagttttttggggggaagggttactacatgatcccatatgttatttcatagttttgatgtttttgccaatattattctacaatgtagaatataaagaaacccttgaatgagtaggtgtgtccaaacatttgacggGTATTGTTTATGTAAAAAATATTGAAGGAATACAGGATTCTTTTTAATACTACCTTGCCTTGTTTTACAGATGCAGATGGACAAACTTGTGTAAAATTTGGTGTCCTGTTCAATGACGATAGGTGCGCAAATATCTTTGAGGCTTTGGTTGGGACTCTGAGGGCTGCCAAGAGGAAGAAGATCATCGCATTTGAAGGGGAGCTGCTCCTGCAAGGTGTCCATGACAATGTTGACATCACACTCCTACAAGAATGAAGCTGATGGCTATCGTTATTCAGATGAAAAGTCAAGTTTCTTTGAGGCGTTACTATTACATCTACCAACCAGGGATCACAAATCAACATTTTGATACATTTCTAGGACTACAAATGTACAGGCTGAGAATGTAACATTTTGTATACCACATTATGAGAATATTGTTCATAAGGAGTATATTCTAGGGGATGAAATACACCTAGATGCTTTAGAAAACAAATTACCTTACAGGAATCACCAAATGGCAACTTCATTTATTGTTTACATGGTCATTTTGGTACCTCTTGTGGACCTCCTTAGAACAACTAAGATGGCAGTGCTTCAAGAGAGGCTTTTGCACAtatagatttatttttattttattcatgcTAATGTTAAGCATTTGAGTATGTAATATTCAAGCTTTTATATGTTTGCAAGACTGTCTTTTCTCTATCGACCACTCACAAACATTTGCCTTTGCTATAACCAAGGGGGATTAAGCCAATGGATTTCCTGTGTGATTCTTAGTATTTAATTACAGGGTGATTTGTGCCAAATAAAAATTAGGTTTTGTAATGTTCCTCAGGACCAAATGTGTTAAACTGACCTTTGAAATTAGACTCGTTATTTAGAATATAAGTTTGCCTCATTCCAGATAGTGTTGTATATTATGCAAGCATAGAATATTCTTTAATAAGAGACATATTGATAAAGTACTCAATGTTGTAGATGGATAGAAATGATGTATAAGATGTTCTCTATTTTACAGGCTAGGGAGTTGTAGAGCACATTTCTATATCTGCAACATGTATGTTGTGGCTTACTTAATGTGCCCCATATCATGAATACGATTCTTTCATCAAATTATGTGTGGGTCACCATGAACTGTGAATATAGGCTTATCATGCATGGTGTTAATGTTCAAAGAAGATACACAATGCTTAGTATTGTGTCCTGGTAGGAAATAGATTTGAAACTTGACATGGGAAGCAATAGTAACTCttcaaaaaaaaaatggtttaacAAGAAAAAGTTAACAGATGACAAATTGAGCACAATGCATGTATGATCATCAAAGTGCAGTTCCTTTCCAAAGTCCAATTTCCAAATTATTGACTTATATTGACAATAATATATTCCAAAGAAAGCGTTCTGAGGATGAAATACTCAGTTAATAAAGAACAAACCTTCACTTTGCAGCCTGATTATTAAAAAAAGATCTATTGGCTCCATACAACAGATGTATTGCATACTGAATGgtcatgtgtgtatatatatttttgtaaccTTATGCTGTGCTATTTAACATCGCATTCTAACTATATTGTATTATTGAAGAAAATGTGAATGTCTATATTGTGAAAAGGACAGTAGGCTATACTACTACCAGCCTATTAAGTCTACACTGGTGACTGCACTTTTAGACGTAATTATTAGACAGCTGACAATGCCATAGAAGAGTATGACGTCAATTGTTGCCACAGATAACCCAAAGAAAGCATTGACTTGAACCTGAGGAATTACTTGAGATTTCACTTCCTACCAGGACCCTTTACGTGGGACTCCCTTGTTAATTCGAATAATAATTTACAGCAAGGTTCGGGGGGCGGAGCCGTGTTTCGTCATGGCGGCAGGAGGAAAACAGAACAGCGCCTGACGGATCTACATTCAGAGCAGGAATCAAAACAATAAACGGACACGCCTTCTTCGTAGGTTACCTTTGCTGTCACAACTGCATAAACCTGGATGGAGATAATATAGCTGTAAACAGTACCACCTGCAATCAAGAAGAGAATCATTGCATCTCTCAAGTAGGATTCAAATGGAATCCGCAGAAATGTCAGCCAGTCGTTGATGGGTTGAAAGTATTCATATCTGGATCAGTAAAATGCCCAACCAGAAAAGCAACAAGGGGAAGAGAAATAAAAGGACTAATAGTAGTGGAGATGAACAAGAAAATGGAGCCAGTGCTGCCGCAACAGGAGGAGCACCAGGGGTAACAACAACATTATTAGGGGCTACAGCTGCACCGTTCAACGAGCATAGAAGTGGTAAGAGTGAAATTGTGTCAAAACATGCGTGACCGAAGTTATTGCAatggattttattttattattgccTATGAGACAACGTACGCTTTACGGTGCTTCACATTTTGTTGCTATCGACTGTAGGCTTCATAACTCACGCGTTATAGTGTAATTGCCAACGAGCATTATGCATTGATCATTTAATGATGCGTCGACATGGAGCTCTATGCACTGTCATATCACGACGCACACATGTACAGTTTCAGTTGTGGCCTTGTTCATGGGTAGTGCTGGCACCTCACCGCTTGCCTGCTCAAGTTCAACTTAATTTGATACATTGTCGGTATTGTAACGTCTGTGTCCTGAGTCAGATAAAGTAACACAAAAACGATATAAGTAGGCTGTGCATATAGCCTGCATATACATTATAGTTGGCATCAAAGTTATACCAGGCCTAACTTACTATCTGAATGAAACATGAAAATACATGGATTTTGTCATGTAAAACATATTCCGGTCGGCTTTTTATAAACAAAATATTACCAATTAATAAAATGTGATGGGGTAGGCACATAGCTGAACAATGATGGAATTCATTGTACAGAGCCTCAGGTTTATGTTTGAATCACCCTGGCAGCCTGAAGTTGGTGACTCATAATCATGTTGCAGAGGCATAGACTAGTCCTGTTCTTCATATTTCATTTTCTTCTTAACTGAGCTGAGTTTTGATGCAGGTATAGTTAGGCACATTACAGTGCATGCATGGGATTGTTTCTGATACACTGTCTAGAAGCCATGAGGGCTGAGAGATGACAACGAAGTACAGGAAATGAAAGGAGGAAACTGATCTACCATacccgcatgcacacacacacacacacagacagacacacacacagacacagacagacacacagacactgaggGTTTCCCTGTCTGACATGTATTCAGGCACCACTTCTCAGTGATCCATACTCAATAATGATGGCTCTTATGTTGCAAGATAACACAGATCCCATAGCCTTCTTCTTATTATTGAATGTTCACACAGTCCATTACCGTTTTAAAGTTAAATTCCAGACAGGCTGTGCATTGATGTTTGAGTCCTGAATCGTTCAGTAACAGCATAGAATATTGTCAACATTGCAGTCCAAGGAGCTAGTCCTGATAGCATGAACAAAAATCTATTatgtttaatattgttttgttGCTCTGTAATATGTCCAAAGTGAATGTTGTGCCTCAAagcatgtttttttaaattttcaaGTCATATTTTGTATGGAGATGTTATAATATGTTTATGAGTGATGTAGTAACTCTGTTTTGTTTTGTGTGCTGCAGAGGCCCCCTGTGCTACCCCTCTTGTGTGCAGTCTGGCCAGAGACATTGACCTTGACAAGGATGACTATCAACGTGTGGTGTGTAACAGTGATAGCTGCCCTTATGGCAACTGGATGCACTTGCAGTGCTTCTACGAGTGGGAGAGCAGCATCCTGGTCCAATTCAACTGCATTGGAAGGGCCCGCAGCTGGAACGAGAAGCAGTGCCGGCAGAACATGTGGACTAAGAAGGGATACGACCTGGCCTTCCGCTTCTGCTCCTGCCGCTGTGGCCAGGGCCACCTTAAGAAAGACACGGACTGGTACCAGGTGAAGCGCATGACAGAGGTGAAGAAGAAGGTGCCTCTGGAGAAGAGTCTAGGGAAGTTGAGCAGCTCAGCTGCAGCTGGAGGGGGTGCATGTGGAGGTGGGCTGGATCCCCCTGATGATCCTAAAAAGGGCAAGCTGCCTGGGGGCAGTAAGCTGGCTCACAGAgcatccagtcaggagctgcctcgCCGACAGTCAGTGGATCGGCAGAACTCTCAGGAGAGGGGTCACGGAGGCCTATTCTGTGGTAGCAGCCTGGGGCCCCGCTCACCCTGTGACTCCCCAGGTCAGTCCCCTCCATCAggcttctccttcttctccccgCCTGCATTCACAGGGCCCCGCAGCTCCCGGCACCTGGGGGAGTTCCTGAAGAATGCGGTGCACATGGAGAGTCACCGGAAGCACATGCTGGCAAGCGGCATGCTGGGTCGCGGTGGCCACCTCGATCACACCATCCTGCCCCTGCCCAGACTCACCCCAGGGGACAACCCAGTGCAGTTCTTGCGGAGGCTGGACCTCACAGAGCTGCTGACCCACATACCCAGACACAAGCTGAACACCTACCATGTCCGTATGGAGGATGACGCCCAGGCGGGCCAGGGAGAGGACCTGAGGAGGTTCATCCTGTCGGCTCTGAGCGCCAGCCACAGGAACATGGTCAACTGTGCCCTGTGCCACCGCACCCTGCCTGTCTTTGAGCAGTTCCCCCTGGTGGACGGGACCCTGTTCCTGAGCCCCTCCAGACACGATGAGATTGAGTACGATGTGCCGTGCCATCTGCAAGGTAGGTCTTTGGAACAATGTCCATCTCTGAGAAACAGAATTTGAAACACTTAGGCTATCAAAACCAGCAGACTGCAGCAACCATTACGCATGCATCATCTGTATGTTGTGATTGTGTACAAACTTAAATATTGCAAACTGGAAATTACATCATTCTTTTTTAATATTCTATggatatattttcccacaaacaATCTCAGTTGACCTGTAATTAAAAATGTGAAAATTATTGTCTTGAACCCGAGTTTAAGAAAAAGATCACTTTATCGGTAAATTGCACATGTTCCATCTGAAGTTTGACTTTGAGCCCAACCctgtagaaaaacacacatacatacaggttTTGTAGAGGTGCTGCCACACTGGGCCCCCAAGAGCTGTTGTtgttgccttgctcaagggcacaacggcaggcAATGTCATCTAGAATTTGGTATTGACAGCAACCCTCTGGTTCCCAGCTCACTTCCCAACAGATTTTCCCCCTTTCGACCTGGGATTCAAACTGACAACCCTCCGGTTGCTAGCTCGCCTCTTTAacctctagtctacctgacaCCGATATGCTGGTTCCTGTTGTGGTAGAAGAAATGTGGACAGTGAAATGTTCAGGCTTACTGTTGACAGCTGATCAGGCCCCAGGAGTTACAGTATGTTGCTGCAAGCAAATGATTTGGACCACAGCTGTTTCCAGATATGCATGTTGTAGTGTATTTCAGAATAACTTGTTTGGTTGTGAATTTTCATAATTGTTATTTTGGTCGGCAAGGGTGTTATCCCTTGCATATATTTGAGATAAGAACACACCATAATAAACCTGGCACAATAGAATTCATTACTTTCATTGAGAACTAAACAAAATTATTATGGCACATGAATGTGATCAAGCATGACATGCATATCAATCAAGTCAATCTATACTGTTTTCCACAAACAGGTTCTTAGTAGCTATTCACCACATGGATAAGAATTAAATCAGTGGATGAATGCTGTTGCTTTGATCTTCAGGCTTTGTAATGCATGATTATTTTTCACGCTTTAGGGATTATTTGTGGAATCTATTAAACAACCCTATTGTCTCTTGTAAAGGGAGGCTGATGCATCTGTATGCAATATGTGTCGACTGTCTGGAGGGAGTCCACAAAATTGTCTGTATCAAGTGCAAGTCCAGGTGGGATGGGAGCTGGCACCAGTTGGGGACGATGTACACCTACGATATTCTGGCTGCCACACCATGTTGTCAGGTAAGTAGGCTATTAGTATTTAtcaatatatctttttttttctcATGATGAGTTTGAAAGTCACATTTGAGTTAGCATCCAGATGGTCCAGGGGTGTCATTTAAATATGGCAGGCTGCCATAAGGTAGCTTCATGGGCCAAAGTCAGTTAAAAACATCAGGTTTTGTGTTGGGGCTAGATCTCTTCCTATCAAATCGTCTCATTGACATTATGCATGGCAAAGTCGACTACTGCAGATCCATAGCCATTTCCTCTATTTGTACCCTTAGGCCCGTCTGAACTGCAAGCACTGTGGCAAGCCAGTCATAGATGTCAGGGTGGGGATGCAGTACTTCTCAGAGTACAGCAACGTGCAGCAGTGCCCCCACTGTGGGAACCTCGACTACCACTTTGTCAAGCCGTTCTCCTCCTTCAAAGTCTTGGAAGCTTATTGACAAATGTGCATGCATGCTAGTGCTGTTTCTCTTGTTTCTGTTTTTTATCTAGGCAACTTTATTTTTGGCCCTTAAATACTTTTTTCTGGGCTTtagttattgttttattttttatgtatagAAAGAATATGACTCGACTAAAAATGTCCAAGACAGCATCTATATGATTTCAGAAAAAGTTATATTCATAAGACCTACAACGGTCGGAACTGTCTGGCACTTAAAAAGATGAAACACATATACTGTGACAACAAGTGAATGTATCTGTATGCCAAATTTGCTTTTTTACAAAAGGATGACAAATATATAATAAAGGAGAGAAATGAATGTTGCATGCTCTTGTTCATCATAATTGCCAAACAGCAAAGAGTAGGCAGAAATTCGTCAATATAAATTACACTATGAAtctctgtttttttatttatttcaccagttaagttgactgagaacacattctcattttcaGCAACAACctagggaatagttacaggggaaaggaagggggataaataagccaattgtaaactggggatgattaggtggccatgatggtatgaaggccagattgggaatttagccaggacaccagggttaacacccctgctcttacgataagtgccatgggatctttagtgaccacagagagtcaggacaccc
This genomic interval carries:
- the heca gene encoding headcase protein homolog — protein: MPNQKSNKGKRNKRTNSSGDEQENGASAAATGGAPGVTTTLLGATAAPFNEHRSEAPCATPLVCSLARDIDLDKDDYQRVVCNSDSCPYGNWMHLQCFYEWESSILVQFNCIGRARSWNEKQCRQNMWTKKGYDLAFRFCSCRCGQGHLKKDTDWYQVKRMTEVKKKVPLEKSLGKLSSSAAAGGGACGGGLDPPDDPKKGKLPGGSKLAHRASSQELPRRQSVDRQNSQERGHGGLFCGSSLGPRSPCDSPGQSPPSGFSFFSPPAFTGPRSSRHLGEFLKNAVHMESHRKHMLASGMLGRGGHLDHTILPLPRLTPGDNPVQFLRRLDLTELLTHIPRHKLNTYHVRMEDDAQAGQGEDLRRFILSALSASHRNMVNCALCHRTLPVFEQFPLVDGTLFLSPSRHDEIEYDVPCHLQGRLMHLYAICVDCLEGVHKIVCIKCKSRWDGSWHQLGTMYTYDILAATPCCQARLNCKHCGKPVIDVRVGMQYFSEYSNVQQCPHCGNLDYHFVKPFSSFKVLEAY
- the abracl gene encoding costars family protein ABRACL, giving the protein MNVQHEVSLLVGEIQRLGSKNADGQTCVKFGVLFNDDRCANIFEALVGTLRAAKRKKIIAFEGELLLQGVHDNVDITLLQE